The Schistocerca gregaria isolate iqSchGreg1 chromosome 1, iqSchGreg1.2, whole genome shotgun sequence genome includes a window with the following:
- the LOC126266602 gene encoding 39S ribosomal protein L9, mitochondrial: MLKHFLSTSRICGAVTGVLTSQPSRTTVILRRKWPPGLYKKSQQPKKLRGRHHVYEFVENTEFKKQPEIEVILTGYVKGLGDRGDRVFVKPNYAYNELLLPGLAVYVTPNNIERYCTDENNRQRTYSSPFVQRTLGFLSNMNLPIIMNKEVPWTVEPWHVRASLRKRGVYVPEAAIKIPDKPITGPDLDKEGKIFYVTVTINGREKVDVKCRIHHWSTKLSDRLPYVPEYWNLPDVPVLEQS, translated from the exons ACAACAGTGATTCTTAGAAGGAAGTGGCCTCCAGGTCTTTATAAAAAGTCACAGCAACCAAAAAAGTTACGTGGACGACATCACGTTTATGAGTTTGTGGAAAACACAGAGTTCAAGAAACAGCCTGAAATAGAAGTTATTTTGACTGGCTATGTCAAAG GTCTTGGAGACCGAGGTGACAGGGTGTTTGTGAAGCCAAACTATGCCTACAACGAGCTTCTACTCCCAGGTCTTGCAGTTTATGTTACACCAAACAACATTGAAAGATATTGTACAGATGAAAATAATAGACAACGAACATATAGCTCACCATTTGTTCAGCGA ACACTGGGATTCTTGTCAAACATGAATCTACCAATAATTATGAATAAGGAAGTTCCATGGACAGTGGAGCCATGGCATGTACGAGCATCGTTACGCAAACGTGGAGTGTATGTACCTGAAGCAGCTATCAAAATACCTGATAAACCAATAACTGGCCCAGACTTGGACAAGGAgggaaaaatattttatgttactgTAACG ATAAATGGCCGGGAGAAGGTTGATGTTAAATGCCGGATCCATCACTGGAGCACCAAACTTAGTGACCGATTGCCATATGTTCCTGAGTATTGGAACTTACCTGATGTCCCAGTTTTGGAGCAGTCTTGA